A single genomic interval of Antechinus flavipes isolate AdamAnt ecotype Samford, QLD, Australia chromosome 1, AdamAnt_v2, whole genome shotgun sequence harbors:
- the WDR18 gene encoding WD repeat-containing protein 18 isoform X1, with protein sequence MAAPVEVAVCTDSAGQLWNCAVWELHSGTSLHTYRGGQTGPRSLALLNGEHLLAGQLGKNYICAWELQRKDQLQQKIVCPGLVTCLTASPNGLYVLAGIAESIYLWEVSTGNLLAILNRHYQDLSCLAFTDDSSHFLSGGKDCLVLVWSLHSVLQVEQSKMPDPRHVWSQHTLPITDLHCGFGGPLARVVTASLDQTVKLWEISSGELLLSVLFDMAILSVTMDLAEYHLFCGGSDGSVFQVDLFSWPGQREKTFRTEQENGKLFKGHRNQVTCLSVSADGSLLLSGSHDETVRLWDIQSKQCIRTVSHKGPVTNAFIVLAPASMFNPDCKPTMPLPKFSKNLLGTESSEGSGNEAVMLRLGMHRQESEKSYLERAETLHSVMCTTLDKLLPSGLSHRWSTPDLRGKESSWLLSSSRVSWGPGGCGLSKIGDNVLWAPVPSCPGRPPQLLLTSVQNSLGDQEQLKIRVTELEEEVNALRKINKDLFDFSSHIITKPPK encoded by the exons ATGGCGGCGCCCGTGGAAGTAGCGGTGTGTACGGATTCGGCGGGTCAGCTATGGAACTGCGCTGTGTGGGAGCTGCACTCAGGTACCAGCCTCCACACGTACCGCGGCGGGCAGACCGGGCCCCGCAGCCTTGCGTTGCTCAACGGCGAGCACCTGCTAGCGGGACAGCTCGGCAAGAACTACATCTGCGCCTGGGAGCTGCAGCGAAAG GATCAGCTTCAACAGAAGATCGTATGCCCCGGACTGGTGACGTGTCTGACTGCGTCTCCTAATGGCCTCTACGTCCTGGCCGGCATTGCAGAGAGCATATACTTATGGGAG GTTTCCACAGGGAACCTCCTGGCCATCCTGAACCGCCACTACCAAGACCTCTCCTGCCTGGCGTTCACGGACGACAGCAGTCACTTCCTCTCGGGTGGCAAAGACTGCCTGGTCTTGGTGTGGAGCCTCCACAG TGTGTTGCAGGTAGAACAATCTAAAATGCCCGATCCCCGCCATGTGTGGTCTCAACATACACTTCCCATCACAGACCTGCACTGTGGTTTTGGGGGGCCCTTGGCCCGAGTCGTCACTGCCTCCTTGGACCAGACGGTGAAG CTGTGGGAGATCTCTTCCGGGGAACTGCTTCTCTCGGTTCTCTTTGACATGGCCATCCTGTCTGTGACTATGGACTTGGCTGAATACCATCTGTTCTGCGGGGGCAGCGACGGGTCTGTGTTCCAGGTTGACCTTTTCTCTTGG CCTGGGCAGAGAGAGAAGACCTTCCGCACTGAACAGGAGAATGGAAAGTTATTCAAAGGACACCG GAACCAGGTAACATGTCTCTCGGTGTCAGCAGATGGCAGCTTGTTGCTGTCAGGTTCCCATGATGAAACAGTGAGGCTGTGGGATATCCAGAGCAAGCAGTGCATTCGGACCGTGAGCCACAAAG GTCCTGTCACCAATGCCTTCATCGTGTTAGCCCCTGCCAGCATGTTCAACCCAGACTGCAAGCCCACCATGCCCCTGCCCAAGTTCAGCAAGAACCTTCTGGGAACAGAGAGCAGTGAAGGATCGGGGAATGAGGCAGTGATGCTGCGCCTGGGCATGCATCGGCAG GAATCTGAGAAGAGTTATTTGGAGAGAGCCGAGACGCTGCATTCTGTGATGTGTACTACATTGGATAAG CTTCTGCCCAGTGGTCTGAGCCATCGGTGGTCTACACCAGATCTGCGTGGCAAGGAAAGCAGCTGGCTACTTTCATCCTCCAGAGTCAGTTGGGGGCCAGGTGGCTGTGGCCTATCAAAGATCGGTGACAATGTCCTGTGGGCACCCGTCCCCTCATGCCCTGGAAGACCTCCGCAGCTGCTCCTCACAAGTGTCCAG AACTCCCTGGGAGACCAGGAGCAACTGAAAATCCGTGTGACCGAACTGGAGGAAGAGGTGAACGCCTTGCGGAAAATCAACAAGGACCTCTTTGACTTCTCCAGCCACATCATCACCAAGCCGCCCAAATGA
- the WDR18 gene encoding WD repeat-containing protein 18 isoform X2, whose protein sequence is MAAPVEVAVCTDSAGQLWNCAVWELHSGTSLHTYRGGQTGPRSLALLNGEHLLAGQLGKNYICAWELQRKDQLQQKIVCPGLVTCLTASPNGLYVLAGIAESIYLWEVSTGNLLAILNRHYQDLSCLAFTDDSSHFLSGGKDCLVLVWSLHSVLQVEQSKMPDPRHVWSQHTLPITDLHCGFGGPLARVVTASLDQTVKLWEISSGELLLSVLFDMAILSVTMDLAEYHLFCGGSDGSVFQVDLFSWPGQREKTFRTEQENGKLFKGHRNQVTCLSVSADGSLLLSGSHDETVRLWDIQSKQCIRTVSHKGPVTNAFIVLAPASMFNPDCKPTMPLPKFSKNLLGTESSEGSGNEAVMLRLGMHRQESEKSYLERAETLHSVMCTTLDKNSLGDQEQLKIRVTELEEEVNALRKINKDLFDFSSHIITKPPK, encoded by the exons ATGGCGGCGCCCGTGGAAGTAGCGGTGTGTACGGATTCGGCGGGTCAGCTATGGAACTGCGCTGTGTGGGAGCTGCACTCAGGTACCAGCCTCCACACGTACCGCGGCGGGCAGACCGGGCCCCGCAGCCTTGCGTTGCTCAACGGCGAGCACCTGCTAGCGGGACAGCTCGGCAAGAACTACATCTGCGCCTGGGAGCTGCAGCGAAAG GATCAGCTTCAACAGAAGATCGTATGCCCCGGACTGGTGACGTGTCTGACTGCGTCTCCTAATGGCCTCTACGTCCTGGCCGGCATTGCAGAGAGCATATACTTATGGGAG GTTTCCACAGGGAACCTCCTGGCCATCCTGAACCGCCACTACCAAGACCTCTCCTGCCTGGCGTTCACGGACGACAGCAGTCACTTCCTCTCGGGTGGCAAAGACTGCCTGGTCTTGGTGTGGAGCCTCCACAG TGTGTTGCAGGTAGAACAATCTAAAATGCCCGATCCCCGCCATGTGTGGTCTCAACATACACTTCCCATCACAGACCTGCACTGTGGTTTTGGGGGGCCCTTGGCCCGAGTCGTCACTGCCTCCTTGGACCAGACGGTGAAG CTGTGGGAGATCTCTTCCGGGGAACTGCTTCTCTCGGTTCTCTTTGACATGGCCATCCTGTCTGTGACTATGGACTTGGCTGAATACCATCTGTTCTGCGGGGGCAGCGACGGGTCTGTGTTCCAGGTTGACCTTTTCTCTTGG CCTGGGCAGAGAGAGAAGACCTTCCGCACTGAACAGGAGAATGGAAAGTTATTCAAAGGACACCG GAACCAGGTAACATGTCTCTCGGTGTCAGCAGATGGCAGCTTGTTGCTGTCAGGTTCCCATGATGAAACAGTGAGGCTGTGGGATATCCAGAGCAAGCAGTGCATTCGGACCGTGAGCCACAAAG GTCCTGTCACCAATGCCTTCATCGTGTTAGCCCCTGCCAGCATGTTCAACCCAGACTGCAAGCCCACCATGCCCCTGCCCAAGTTCAGCAAGAACCTTCTGGGAACAGAGAGCAGTGAAGGATCGGGGAATGAGGCAGTGATGCTGCGCCTGGGCATGCATCGGCAG GAATCTGAGAAGAGTTATTTGGAGAGAGCCGAGACGCTGCATTCTGTGATGTGTACTACATTGGATAAG AACTCCCTGGGAGACCAGGAGCAACTGAAAATCCGTGTGACCGAACTGGAGGAAGAGGTGAACGCCTTGCGGAAAATCAACAAGGACCTCTTTGACTTCTCCAGCCACATCATCACCAAGCCGCCCAAATGA